One Nitrospirota bacterium genomic window, CGGATTCCGCTGACGACCTGGCTGTGGCTGGTCAAGTTGTTTGAACTGGAAGTCACGGCCCGACAGGCGGCGATCCAGACCGGGGTGAGTTACCCGACGGCGCTCGGCATCTTCACCACGATCCGCCGGGCGCTGATCGCGCAAGAATATCCTGAGTTGTTGCGGGGGGAGGTCGAGGCCGACGAATCGTACTTCGGCGGACGACGCAAGGGCCGCCGTGGGCGCGGCGCCGCCGGCAACGTGTCCGTCTTTGGCATCCTGGAGCGGCGTGGACGGGGCTCGGTCACCGTGGTGCCGAATGTCACGGCCCAGACACTCCTGCAGGAGACGGTCAAGATCGTCAAGCGCGGCACGTTGGTATACACGGATAAAGTTCGCGGCTATGATACGCTCACATTCTGCGGGTATCGCCGTCTTGCGGTCAACCACAGCACACGGTTCACACGGGGCAAAGTCCATATCAACGGCCTTGAAGGCTTCTGGAGTTACGCGAAGGGGAAGCGGCTCAAGCACCATGGCGTCTCGCCCCAGAAATTCCCCTTGTACTTGTATGAAATGCAATTCCGGTACAATCATCGGCACGAGGACCTCTTTCAATTACTCCTCAATGCCCTCACGAAACCGGTGCCAGATGTTTGATGATCACCTTTTGGTTATACCTCGGGAGAGACGCCTGGATGTCATCGAGTTTGTCCTCATTGCGAAAGCTGTTTCAGCCGATCCCTGTCTGTTAATGCGGCGGATTCAAGCTTCATAGGCTCCTTCTTCCTGCACTTCTGCAGGCCGCTCACGAAGACCCTACCTGGGTTCGAGCCGTTGCTTCCTCAGCACGACGACCACAAATTGTAGTTGCCAGTGGTGTAGCATATAAGCTATAATGCTGCCTGTATGGAGCCGGGGCCTAGGACCCTTGAGTTTTACGTGACAGAGAGTGGCAAGGCTCCCTTTGCTCTATGGGTGGATAGCCTGCGCGATAAACACGCCCGGGCCACCATTCACCGTCGGTTGGCTCGTGTTCGCCTGGGGCTTCTTGGAGATTACAAGTCCGTAGGCGACGGGGTGTACGAATTTCGGATCGATACCGGGCCGGGCTATCGCGTCTACTTCGC contains:
- a CDS encoding IS1595 family transposase, whose protein sequence is MTGTWVGQARIPLTTWLWLVKLFELEVTARQAAIQTGVSYPTALGIFTTIRRALIAQEYPELLRGEVEADESYFGGRRKGRRGRGAAGNVSVFGILERRGRGSVTVVPNVTAQTLLQETVKIVKRGTLVYTDKVRGYDTLTFCGYRRLAVNHSTRFTRGKVHINGLEGFWSYAKGKRLKHHGVSPQKFPLYLYEMQFRYNHRHEDLFQLLLNALTKPVPDV
- a CDS encoding type II toxin-antitoxin system RelE/ParE family toxin — protein: MEPGPRTLEFYVTESGKAPFALWVDSLRDKHARATIHRRLARVRLGLLGDYKSVGDGVYEFRIDTGPGYRVYFAFAGRAVILLLCGGEKHSQAADIEKAKSYWRDYQERSP